A stretch of the Maridesulfovibrio zosterae DSM 11974 genome encodes the following:
- the der gene encoding ribosome biogenesis GTPase Der translates to MLPTIALVGRPNVGKSTLFNRLLRKKRALTHDMPGITRDRIYAEGNFNGVQYALIDTGGLVIESDNDSEEFQGDIFEQAREAIEEAHALILVVDGRAGMTPLDEQVAAYIRQSNKPILLLVNKVDGSELEPQALSEFHCLGFEIMPVSAEHGYNLLELREKVAQLAEDTGLEQVEKEEENKGLKIAMLGRPNAGKSSMVNALTGEHRVIVSEIAGTTRDSVDVTFESGGKLFTFVDTAGVRRRTNITDTIEKFSVIRALRSSSKADVTVMVVDAISGITKQDKRLLDYLIREAIPFIITVNKIDLVSQSERSELRAGFEKALRFANHVPVVYCSCISKSGLGGILPLAVKLKKECAIRVSTGKLNRIMKDVIEKHQPPVVKRRRAKFKYLTQADEEPPTFVFFINDEKLIRPTYHRFLENKLRKILNVKIAPLNIVFRSTFRKKDDIVHK, encoded by the coding sequence ATGCTGCCAACTATCGCATTAGTAGGACGTCCTAACGTAGGTAAGTCCACATTATTTAATAGATTATTGAGAAAGAAACGGGCCCTTACACATGATATGCCCGGTATTACCCGTGACCGTATTTATGCGGAAGGTAACTTTAATGGCGTGCAGTATGCATTGATTGATACTGGTGGCCTTGTCATTGAAAGTGATAACGATTCCGAAGAATTCCAAGGTGATATTTTTGAGCAGGCCCGTGAAGCAATTGAAGAGGCTCATGCCCTTATTCTGGTCGTCGACGGCCGTGCTGGTATGACTCCTCTTGATGAACAGGTTGCTGCGTATATACGTCAAAGTAATAAGCCTATTTTGTTGCTGGTTAACAAAGTAGATGGCTCTGAGCTTGAGCCTCAGGCGCTTTCTGAGTTTCATTGCCTTGGCTTTGAAATTATGCCTGTATCAGCTGAACATGGGTACAATCTTTTGGAACTGCGTGAAAAAGTTGCTCAGCTAGCAGAAGATACCGGTTTAGAACAGGTTGAGAAGGAAGAAGAGAATAAAGGGCTTAAGATCGCTATGCTCGGCCGTCCTAATGCTGGAAAATCTTCAATGGTCAATGCTCTTACCGGTGAACATCGGGTAATAGTAAGTGAAATAGCCGGTACAACTCGCGACAGCGTTGATGTTACCTTTGAAAGTGGTGGGAAGTTATTTACTTTCGTAGATACTGCCGGTGTAAGGCGTAGGACCAATATCACCGATACTATTGAAAAGTTCAGTGTTATCAGAGCGCTTCGAAGCAGCTCTAAAGCAGATGTGACTGTTATGGTTGTTGATGCTATTAGCGGAATTACCAAGCAGGATAAACGGTTGCTTGACTATCTCATCAGGGAAGCTATTCCCTTTATTATCACAGTTAATAAGATTGATCTTGTTTCGCAGTCAGAACGTTCCGAATTGCGTGCTGGGTTTGAGAAGGCGCTCAGATTTGCAAACCATGTTCCTGTTGTCTACTGCTCTTGTATTAGTAAGTCAGGGCTGGGTGGTATTCTTCCTTTGGCTGTAAAGCTTAAGAAAGAATGTGCAATACGTGTTTCCACAGGAAAGCTTAATCGTATTATGAAAGATGTTATTGAAAAGCATCAGCCTCCTGTTGTTAAGCGCAGAAGGGCTAAATTCAAGTATCTGACTCAGGCTGACGAGGAACCTCCAACCTTTGTTTTCTTTATTAATGATGAAAAACTTATCAGACCAACTTATCATCGTTTTCTTGAAAATAAGCTTAGAAAGATTCTAAATGTGAAAATTGCACCCTTAAATATAGTCTTTCGCTCTACTTTTAGAAAAAAAGATGACATAGTTCATAAATAA
- a CDS encoding MltA domain-containing protein, whose product MNKYISIFKILTVLLLLSAFLSGCAAKVNTSPKRRVVRSDTGTKVWKSKRPAGKIISGPVRYERMTRQSSELAARRLSARSQDMKSWRDLGPHLRKSIEYTRRNPSGGLALNRNELRLTWGQLRKSLEDLERLLPRLDKNPELLGRNFVWYELLSGAEMTGYYTPVIEASLTRKGPYQYPVYRVPPDLRKARPGQTHPWSEQLRKAYRVEHGKILPYYSRREIDIDRVLAGRGLEVAWLKDPVDLFYMHVQGGGVLRLPDGRLRTAVFSGSNGLSFKGLGSILYRNSILKKNELSREKIKSYLLSNPGHMWKLMAENESYIFFKITRGQPLGAIGKPLKAKVSLASDPQLIPLGAIVSFRADIYPAKNSPAHRVNGVGLAQDTGKAIRGARLDYYIGTGNEFKYGAHHLKNQIPVYLLISRSALRR is encoded by the coding sequence ATGAATAAGTATATTTCAATTTTCAAAATATTGACTGTTTTGCTGCTTCTGTCTGCTTTTTTGAGTGGGTGTGCGGCAAAGGTAAATACTTCTCCTAAAAGAAGAGTTGTCAGGTCTGATACAGGTACTAAGGTTTGGAAAAGTAAGCGCCCTGCTGGGAAGATTATTTCCGGCCCCGTCCGGTATGAAAGAATGACTCGGCAGTCTTCAGAGCTTGCTGCGCGTAGGCTTTCTGCCCGGTCGCAGGATATGAAATCATGGCGTGACCTCGGCCCCCATCTTCGTAAATCTATTGAGTATACCAGACGTAATCCTTCTGGTGGACTGGCTCTTAACCGTAATGAGCTTAGACTTACTTGGGGGCAGCTGCGTAAATCTCTTGAAGACCTAGAGCGGCTTCTGCCCCGGCTGGATAAAAATCCTGAACTGCTGGGTAGAAATTTTGTCTGGTATGAATTACTTTCAGGAGCTGAGATGACTGGGTATTATACACCTGTTATTGAGGCCAGTCTGACTAGGAAGGGACCGTATCAATACCCTGTCTACAGAGTTCCCCCAGATCTGCGTAAAGCCCGTCCAGGTCAGACTCATCCATGGTCTGAGCAATTACGTAAGGCTTATCGGGTTGAACATGGGAAGATTCTTCCATATTATTCCCGTCGAGAAATTGATATAGATAGAGTTCTGGCCGGAAGAGGTCTTGAAGTCGCATGGCTTAAGGATCCCGTGGACTTATTTTATATGCATGTGCAGGGTGGGGGAGTTTTAAGATTGCCTGACGGAAGGTTGCGTACTGCGGTATTTAGCGGTAGCAACGGGCTGTCGTTTAAAGGATTGGGAAGCATCCTTTATCGTAATAGCATTCTTAAAAAGAATGAACTTTCACGGGAGAAAATTAAAAGTTATCTGCTTAGTAATCCCGGTCATATGTGGAAACTTATGGCAGAGAATGAAAGTTATATCTTTTTTAAAATTACTCGCGGTCAACCTCTCGGCGCTATAGGGAAACCGTTGAAGGCCAAAGTCAGTTTAGCTTCAGATCCTCAACTTATTCCTTTGGGGGCAATTGTGTCTTTTCGTGCGGATATTTATCCTGCTAAAAACAGCCCAGCCCACAGGGTAAACGGTGTGGGGCTTGCTCAGGATACAGGAAAGGCTATCAGGGGAGCACGTCTTGACTATTATATAGGGACTGGTAACGAATTTAAGTACGGCGCGCATCATTTGAAAAATCAGATTCCTGTGTACCTGCTGATCAGCAGGTCGGCGTTAAGAAGATAA
- the mtnA gene encoding S-methyl-5-thioribose-1-phosphate isomerase translates to MTEHIQFSPEKDALVLLDQRYLPTREDWFDCKTTDDIVEALVVMVVRGAPAIGVTAAYGCYLAGREVAGSSDWKTYLEKNLDKIENARPTAVNLRWSVREMKRVWAESGDITLDELCDIWLKRAKEIHVDDIRMCEDIGKFGGALMDDGDTIMTHCNAGALATAGYGTALGVVRGAVDQGKNVSVIANETRPFLQGARLTAYELHRDGIPVKVACDNACALLMKKGLVQKVVVGADRVAANGDAVNKIGTYGVALLAREFGIPFYVAAPVYTIDPETPTGDDVPIEDRTPTEVTHIGDHRITPEGVEVFNFAFDPTPNELIAGIITEKGVLRPPYTEAIKNLFSEGVI, encoded by the coding sequence ATGACCGAACATATACAGTTTTCTCCTGAAAAAGATGCTCTTGTACTTCTTGATCAACGCTATCTTCCAACTCGTGAAGACTGGTTTGATTGTAAAACAACCGATGATATTGTTGAAGCTTTAGTTGTTATGGTTGTGCGTGGTGCTCCTGCAATCGGGGTGACAGCTGCGTACGGTTGTTATCTTGCCGGGCGTGAGGTTGCTGGAAGCTCAGACTGGAAAACATATCTTGAGAAGAATCTTGATAAAATAGAAAATGCGCGTCCTACAGCAGTCAACTTGCGCTGGTCTGTCCGTGAAATGAAACGTGTATGGGCAGAATCAGGAGATATCACTCTCGATGAACTTTGTGATATCTGGCTGAAACGTGCTAAAGAAATTCATGTAGATGATATCCGTATGTGTGAGGATATTGGTAAATTTGGTGGCGCGCTTATGGATGATGGCGATACCATTATGACGCATTGTAATGCCGGAGCTCTTGCTACAGCAGGTTATGGTACAGCGCTTGGCGTTGTACGCGGTGCTGTTGATCAGGGAAAAAATGTTTCTGTTATAGCTAATGAAACACGTCCATTCCTTCAAGGTGCCCGCCTTACCGCTTATGAATTGCATCGTGACGGTATTCCTGTGAAGGTTGCATGTGACAATGCTTGTGCACTTCTCATGAAGAAAGGGTTGGTCCAGAAAGTTGTAGTTGGCGCAGATAGAGTTGCTGCCAACGGTGACGCTGTTAATAAAATCGGGACATATGGCGTAGCTCTACTGGCTCGTGAATTCGGTATTCCTTTTTATGTGGCAGCACCCGTATACACCATTGATCCAGAAACTCCCACTGGTGATGATGTGCCGATCGAAGACCGTACCCCCACAGAGGTAACGCATATTGGTGATCACAGGATTACGCCCGAAGGTGTGGAAGTTTTTAACTTTGCTTTCGACCCAACCCCTAATGAGCTTATTGCTGGAATTATTACTGAGAAAGGTGTTCTCAGACCTCCATACACGGAAGCTATCAAAAATCTTTTCAGTGAAGGCGTTATATAA
- the gatB gene encoding Asp-tRNA(Asn)/Glu-tRNA(Gln) amidotransferase subunit GatB: MVQFETVIGLEVHAQLKTKSKIFCGCSTEFGKEPNENVCEVCSGMPGVLPVFNEKVMEYAAKMGLATNCIINQKSIFARKNYFYPDLPKGYQISQFDLPICEHGHLDIVFENSDGEKQEKRIGITRIHMEEDAGKNIHSAAENASFVDLNRTGVPLIEIVSEPDMRSADEAVAYLKGLRSILLYLGICDGNLEEGSFRCDANISVRPMGQKEFGTRAELKNINSFRNIHKAIRYEVARQIDLIEDGEKIIQETRLYDADKGTTHSMRGKADAHDYRYYPDPDLVPVVIFDDLLGEWQASLPELPAERKGRFIDDMELSEEDAELISSEKDVADYFEAVLDYHNEPKKVVNWIKGDFLREVNQSAMNISDCKFTPEMMAKLVQLVEKDTISIKIGKDIFAEIFADGLDPEKYVKDKGLVQISDSSSLEAVVDKILAENPDEVEAFKGGKKKLMSFFMGQIMRETKGKANPGMVSKMISEKLS, encoded by the coding sequence ATGGTTCAATTCGAAACAGTTATCGGGCTTGAAGTTCACGCCCAGCTTAAAACAAAGTCAAAAATATTTTGCGGGTGCTCCACTGAATTCGGGAAAGAACCCAATGAAAATGTTTGTGAAGTTTGTTCCGGTATGCCGGGCGTCCTTCCGGTTTTTAATGAAAAGGTAATGGAGTACGCAGCCAAAATGGGGCTGGCCACAAACTGTATCATCAATCAGAAATCTATTTTCGCCCGTAAAAATTATTTTTATCCGGATCTTCCCAAAGGGTATCAGATTTCTCAGTTTGATCTTCCTATTTGTGAACACGGCCATCTTGATATTGTTTTTGAAAATTCAGATGGAGAAAAGCAGGAAAAACGCATCGGTATCACCCGTATTCATATGGAAGAAGATGCAGGGAAGAATATTCACTCCGCAGCTGAAAATGCCAGCTTTGTTGATCTTAACCGCACCGGTGTTCCGCTTATTGAGATTGTAAGTGAACCTGATATGCGCAGCGCAGATGAAGCTGTTGCCTATCTTAAAGGGTTGCGGTCCATTTTGCTTTATCTGGGTATATGTGACGGAAACCTTGAAGAAGGTTCTTTCCGCTGTGATGCAAATATATCCGTGCGTCCCATGGGACAGAAAGAATTCGGTACACGAGCTGAGCTTAAGAATATCAATTCGTTCCGTAATATTCACAAAGCAATACGTTACGAAGTTGCCCGTCAAATTGATTTGATCGAAGATGGTGAAAAAATAATTCAGGAAACACGTCTGTACGATGCGGATAAAGGCACAACTCATTCCATGCGTGGTAAGGCTGATGCCCATGATTATCGTTACTATCCTGATCCTGATTTAGTTCCGGTTGTTATTTTTGATGATTTACTTGGAGAATGGCAGGCCTCCCTTCCAGAACTTCCGGCAGAGCGCAAAGGGCGCTTCATCGATGACATGGAACTTAGCGAAGAAGATGCTGAACTGATCAGTTCAGAGAAGGATGTTGCTGATTATTTCGAGGCTGTTCTTGATTACCATAACGAACCTAAAAAAGTTGTTAACTGGATCAAGGGTGATTTTTTAAGGGAAGTTAATCAGTCTGCTATGAATATTTCAGACTGTAAGTTTACTCCTGAAATGATGGCTAAGCTGGTTCAGCTGGTGGAAAAAGACACCATCAGTATTAAAATAGGTAAAGATATTTTTGCCGAGATCTTTGCGGATGGTCTTGATCCAGAGAAATACGTGAAAGACAAAGGTCTCGTTCAGATTTCCGACTCATCTTCTCTTGAGGCTGTGGTAGATAAAATTCTGGCCGAAAACCCTGATGAAGTTGAAGCGTTCAAGGGGGGTAAGAAAAAACTGATGAGTTTCTTTATGGGACAGATCATGAGAGAAACTAAAGGTAAGGCCAACCCCGGCATGGTCAGCAAAATGATTTCTGAGAAACTTTCATAA